The following are from one region of the Streptomyces decoyicus genome:
- a CDS encoding NADP-dependent succinic semialdehyde dehydrogenase yields MAIATVNPATGETLKTFDALNAGEIEDHLVRADQAFQEHRSTSFAYRTERMLAAADLLDADQDGIARTMTTEMGKPVTQARAEAAKCAKTMRWYAQHAEALLADEHPDPADVSDSGAIRAVVRYRPLGTVLAVMPWNFPLWQVVRFAAPALMAGNTGLLKHASNVPQTALYLEELFRRAGFPEGCFQTLLIGSGAVEDVLRDPRVAAATLTGSEPAGRAVASTAGDEIKKTVLELGGSDPFIVLPSADLDKAARIAVTARVQNNGQSCIAAKRFIVHEDVYDTFAEQFTDRMAALTVGDPMDEHTDVGPLSSEQGRSDLEELVDDAVHQGATALCGGRRPPQHPAGWFYEPTVLSGITPAMRIHQEEAFGPVATLYRVADLDEAVRLANDTPFGLSSNAWTRDPEEQQRLARDVQAGGVFFNGMTASHPGLPFGGAKRSGYGRELSGHGIREFCNMTTLWYGPED; encoded by the coding sequence ATGGCCATCGCCACGGTCAACCCGGCCACCGGCGAGACCCTGAAGACCTTCGATGCGCTCAACGCGGGCGAGATCGAAGATCACCTGGTCCGGGCCGACCAGGCCTTCCAGGAACACCGCAGCACCAGCTTCGCGTACCGCACGGAGCGGATGCTCGCCGCCGCCGACCTGCTCGACGCCGACCAGGACGGCATCGCCCGCACCATGACCACGGAGATGGGCAAACCGGTGACCCAGGCGCGCGCGGAGGCCGCGAAGTGCGCCAAGACCATGCGCTGGTACGCGCAGCACGCCGAGGCGCTGCTCGCCGACGAGCACCCCGACCCCGCCGACGTCAGCGACTCCGGTGCGATCCGCGCCGTGGTGCGCTACCGCCCCCTCGGTACCGTCCTCGCGGTGATGCCCTGGAACTTCCCGCTCTGGCAGGTCGTCCGGTTCGCCGCGCCCGCCCTGATGGCGGGTAACACCGGACTGCTCAAGCACGCCTCGAACGTCCCGCAGACCGCGCTCTATCTGGAGGAGCTCTTCCGCCGGGCCGGCTTCCCCGAGGGCTGTTTCCAGACCCTGCTGATCGGGTCCGGCGCCGTCGAGGACGTGCTGCGCGACCCGCGGGTCGCCGCCGCCACGCTCACCGGCAGCGAACCGGCCGGCCGCGCGGTGGCGTCCACCGCCGGCGACGAGATCAAGAAGACCGTCCTCGAACTCGGCGGCAGTGACCCGTTCATCGTCCTGCCCTCCGCCGACCTCGACAAGGCGGCCCGTATCGCGGTCACCGCGCGCGTCCAGAACAACGGACAGTCGTGTATCGCAGCCAAGCGGTTCATCGTGCACGAGGACGTCTACGACACCTTCGCCGAGCAGTTCACCGACCGCATGGCCGCGCTGACCGTCGGCGACCCGATGGACGAGCACACCGATGTCGGACCGCTCTCCAGCGAACAGGGCCGCTCCGACCTGGAGGAGCTCGTCGACGACGCGGTCCACCAGGGCGCCACCGCACTGTGCGGCGGGCGGCGGCCGCCGCAGCACCCCGCTGGCTGGTTCTACGAGCCGACGGTCCTGTCCGGCATCACCCCCGCGATGCGTATCCACCAGGAGGAGGCGTTCGGGCCGGTCGCCACGCTCTACCGCGTCGCCGACCTCGACGAGGCGGTGCGGCTCGCCAACGACACCCCGTTCGGGCTCAGTTCCAACGCCTGGACCCGGGACCCCGAGGAGCAGCAGCGCCTCGCCCGCGACGTGCAGGCCGGCGGTGTCTTCTTCAACGGGATGACCGCCTCCCACCCGGGCCTCCCCTTCGGTGGGGCCAAGCGTTCCGGCTACGGACGGGAGCTCTCCGGGCACGGCATCCGGGAGTTCTGCAATATGACGACGCTGTGGTACGGGCCGGAGGACTGA
- a CDS encoding SpoIIE family protein phosphatase — MSSGPLDPFDEDYAPRADRDGRLVEEDAPGVSHREPIGLRERLSLNRMGTFDWDLDLGSMDLDSGALDVFDLRPDEYDGTPMSLVTRVPQEEGRRLDEALSQALLDGHSSYGAYFRVQCRDGTRRWTHSQGRILHTAEGVPYRVIGIVREATSELTDSALLRSLQQERQRQTAMVQQTTAALARALSVKDVTRVLTGTGGARRFGADGLILGLVENDRFEVIATAGLEGEVPDDMMTSRLDDTLPLADTARSRRPVFLSTRGELIARYPRLRPYTEVLPAGSAAFLPLVAQDTVIGALGLLNAEPSVQSPEARNLALALAGVVAQSVQRATLFDQEREFATGLQATMLPRRLPPIAGGAVTVRYHPASVGRDIGGDWYDVIALPQGRTGLVVGDVQGHDTHAAAVMGQLRIALRAYAGEGHSPETVLVRASRFLAELDTERFATCTYIQADMESGALHIARAGHLGPLISNSSRHIDWPVVRGGLPLGLATLFGHDHFPETQLFLEPGSTLLLCTDGLVEQPGQDISVGIDALSAAVRAGPTDLEALADRLSDHLWAGPGSEDDMALLLLHRLSGPGAATIPRLRLHVHQADPSGTAEVRSAVRRTLDQWRAGAVVDNIEVAASELIANALTHTESGALVALELLPGTPRRIRLEVEDRSSRWPRRRSPGETATSGRGLMLVEALADEWGAEPRGAGKALWCEFAVPDGQDAVR; from the coding sequence ATGAGCAGCGGCCCCCTCGACCCGTTCGACGAGGACTACGCCCCCCGGGCCGACCGGGACGGGCGCCTCGTCGAGGAGGACGCGCCCGGGGTGTCGCACCGCGAGCCCATCGGACTGCGCGAGCGGCTCTCGCTCAACCGGATGGGCACCTTCGACTGGGATCTGGACCTCGGGTCCATGGACCTGGACTCCGGTGCCCTGGACGTCTTCGATCTGCGCCCCGACGAATACGACGGCACACCGATGTCCCTGGTCACGCGGGTGCCGCAGGAGGAGGGCCGCCGGCTGGACGAGGCCCTCTCCCAGGCCCTCCTGGACGGCCACTCGTCCTACGGCGCCTACTTCCGGGTCCAGTGCCGCGACGGGACCCGGCGCTGGACCCACTCCCAGGGGCGGATTCTGCACACCGCGGAGGGGGTGCCGTACCGGGTCATCGGCATCGTCCGGGAGGCCACCAGCGAGCTGACGGACTCCGCGCTGCTGCGCTCGCTCCAGCAGGAGCGGCAGCGGCAGACCGCGATGGTGCAGCAGACCACCGCCGCGCTGGCCCGTGCCCTGTCCGTCAAGGACGTGACCCGGGTGCTCACCGGGACCGGCGGGGCCCGGCGGTTCGGCGCGGACGGGCTGATCCTCGGCCTGGTCGAGAACGACCGGTTCGAGGTCATCGCCACCGCCGGGCTGGAGGGCGAGGTGCCCGACGACATGATGACCTCACGGCTGGACGACACCCTCCCGCTGGCCGACACGGCGCGCTCGCGCCGGCCCGTCTTCCTCAGCACGCGCGGTGAACTGATCGCCCGCTATCCGCGGCTGCGCCCGTATACCGAGGTGCTGCCGGCGGGCAGCGCGGCGTTCCTGCCGCTGGTCGCGCAGGACACCGTCATCGGGGCGCTGGGGCTGCTCAACGCCGAGCCGTCGGTGCAGTCGCCGGAGGCCAGGAACCTGGCGCTGGCACTGGCCGGTGTCGTCGCGCAGTCGGTCCAGCGGGCGACCCTCTTCGACCAGGAGCGGGAGTTCGCGACGGGCCTCCAGGCGACGATGCTGCCGCGCCGGCTGCCGCCCATCGCGGGCGGCGCGGTCACCGTCCGCTATCACCCGGCGAGCGTCGGGCGGGACATCGGCGGCGACTGGTACGACGTGATCGCACTGCCCCAGGGACGGACCGGGCTGGTGGTGGGCGACGTACAGGGCCATGACACCCATGCGGCCGCCGTGATGGGCCAGCTGCGCATCGCCCTGCGCGCCTATGCCGGCGAGGGGCACTCGCCGGAGACCGTGCTGGTGCGGGCGTCCCGCTTTCTGGCGGAGCTGGACACCGAGCGGTTCGCGACCTGTACGTACATCCAGGCCGATATGGAGTCCGGCGCGCTGCACATCGCACGGGCCGGTCACCTCGGCCCGCTGATCAGCAACAGCTCCCGGCACATCGACTGGCCCGTGGTCCGCGGCGGGCTGCCGCTCGGTCTGGCCACGCTCTTCGGGCACGACCACTTCCCGGAGACCCAGCTGTTCCTGGAGCCCGGGTCGACACTGCTGCTGTGCACCGACGGCCTGGTCGAACAGCCCGGCCAGGACATCTCCGTGGGCATCGACGCGCTGTCCGCCGCGGTCCGTGCCGGGCCCACGGACCTGGAGGCGCTCGCGGACCGGCTCTCGGACCATCTGTGGGCGGGCCCCGGCTCGGAGGACGACATGGCCCTCCTGCTGCTGCACCGGCTGTCCGGCCCCGGGGCCGCCACCATTCCGCGGCTGCGGCTGCACGTCCACCAGGCCGACCCGTCGGGCACCGCGGAGGTCCGTTCCGCGGTGCGCCGCACGCTGGACCAGTGGCGGGCGGGCGCCGTCGTGGACAACATCGAGGTCGCCGCCTCCGAGCTGATCGCCAACGCGCTGACCCACACCGAGAGCGGCGCCCTGGTCGCCCTGGAGCTGCTGCCCGGCACCCCGCGCCGGATCCGGCTGGAGGTCGAGGACCGCTCCAGCCGGTGGCCGCGGCGGCGCAGCCCCGGCGAGACCGCCACCTCCGGCCGCGGGCTGATGCTGGTCGAGGCGCTCGCCGACGAATGGGGCGCCGAACCGCGCGGGGCGGGCAAGGCGCTGTGGTGTGAGTTCGCGGTGCCGGACGGGCAGGACGCGGTGCGTTGA
- a CDS encoding glycoside hydrolase family 30 protein, which produces MRSRTARRALTAAVGAAAVILVPLWAAAPYPAGPERMQVYLTTTSDPAGRRVVKGLEKQAPLPFIQGGTAGITVDESKTYQRFEGGGASFTDTAAWLLKSSGALSGATRDATLKKLFDPATGIGLGFIRNPMGTSDLARFGYTFDDMPAGRTDPELRNFSLAHDLAGVLPLTARARELNPAVKVMASPWSAPAWMKDNEKLEQGRLRSRYYATYARYFVKYLQAYRDRGVPVDYVSVQNEPTCCSGYPSMRWNASGLAYFTKNDLLPALRQAGLATKVLALDWNWDRYDAFARETVDDPAIRRHPNFGGIAWHGYGGDVGQQTLMHDRYPGLPAYDTEHSGGRWIGNQQREDMHNLIDYTRNWGRSWVKWSIAVDRNGGPHHGGCGNCTGLITVHHGAGRGHGTVDYTVEYYTMGHLTKFVRPGAHRIGSTASATVPNVAWRNPDGSRALIAYNDTGRTRRTAVNWGGRHVTYDLPAGAAATFTW; this is translated from the coding sequence ATGAGATCCCGAACAGCCCGGCGAGCCCTGACCGCCGCGGTCGGGGCCGCCGCGGTCATCCTCGTACCGCTGTGGGCGGCTGCCCCGTACCCCGCAGGCCCGGAGCGGATGCAGGTCTACCTCACCACCACCTCCGACCCCGCGGGCCGTCGGGTCGTCAAGGGGCTGGAGAAGCAGGCCCCTCTTCCCTTCATCCAGGGCGGCACAGCCGGCATCACCGTCGACGAGTCGAAGACCTACCAGCGGTTCGAGGGCGGCGGCGCGTCCTTCACCGACACCGCTGCCTGGCTGCTGAAGAGCAGCGGCGCGCTGAGCGGGGCCACCCGCGACGCCACACTGAAGAAGCTCTTCGACCCCGCCACGGGAATCGGCCTCGGCTTCATCCGCAACCCCATGGGCACCTCCGACCTCGCCCGTTTCGGCTACACCTTCGACGACATGCCCGCCGGGCGGACCGACCCGGAGCTCAGGAACTTCTCCCTGGCGCACGACCTCGCCGGCGTACTGCCGCTGACCGCACGGGCCCGCGAGCTCAACCCGGCCGTCAAGGTGATGGCCTCGCCCTGGAGCGCGCCCGCCTGGATGAAGGACAACGAGAAGCTGGAGCAGGGGCGCCTCCGGTCGAGGTACTACGCCACCTACGCCCGGTACTTCGTGAAGTACCTCCAGGCGTACCGGGACCGAGGGGTGCCGGTCGACTATGTCTCCGTCCAGAACGAGCCCACCTGCTGCTCCGGCTATCCGTCCATGCGGTGGAACGCCTCCGGGCTCGCCTACTTCACCAAGAACGACCTGCTCCCCGCCCTGCGGCAGGCCGGGCTGGCCACCAAGGTCCTCGCGCTGGACTGGAACTGGGACCGCTACGACGCCTTCGCCCGGGAGACCGTCGACGATCCGGCGATCCGCCGCCACCCCAACTTCGGCGGTATCGCCTGGCACGGCTACGGCGGTGACGTCGGGCAGCAGACCCTGATGCACGACCGCTATCCGGGCCTGCCCGCCTACGACACCGAGCACTCCGGCGGACGGTGGATCGGCAACCAGCAGCGGGAGGACATGCACAACCTCATCGACTACACCCGCAACTGGGGCCGCAGCTGGGTCAAGTGGTCGATCGCCGTCGACCGGAACGGCGGCCCGCACCACGGCGGTTGCGGCAACTGCACCGGGCTGATCACCGTGCACCACGGTGCCGGACGAGGGCACGGTACGGTCGATTACACCGTCGAGTACTACACGATGGGCCATCTCACCAAGTTCGTGCGGCCAGGTGCCCACCGCATCGGCTCCACCGCCTCGGCCACCGTCCCCAACGTCGCCTGGCGCAACCCCGACGGGTCCAGGGCGCTGATCGCCTACAACGACACCGGCCGCACCCGGCGGACCGCCGTCAACTGGGGCGGCCGGCATGTCACCTACGACCTGCCGGCCGGCGCCGCGGCCACCTTCACCTGGTAG